Genomic segment of Terriglobales bacterium:
GGTCGTAGTCCCCATCGAAGAAGCCTTTCTATGAAGCTGCCGGGCTTGGTCCGCAGGCGCTTGCGTGCGGATGCCCGATGAGAGACCCGGGCGCACGGCGCGGGTCCGGAGATTCGATGCCGCTGGGCGCGGCCGCGGCGCGCGGCTACTTGACCTGCGGCTCCGCCTGCTGCACGGCGGCGTCCTCGGCCTTGCTCTCGGCGGCGGGACGCTTGCGGCCCTCGTGGCCCAGGACATCTTCCATGCTGATGTCCTCGGAGGCGCCGGGATCGGCGGCCTGTCCGGCGGGGGCCTCGCCCTCGGCCGGGGCCGGCTGCGCGGCGCCGGCTTCCACCGCAGCGGCCATCTCCGCGGCCTGCTTGTCGGTGGCCGCCTGCACCCCTTCCTGGATGGACTCGGCCACCTTGGAGGCGAACAGGCGGATGGCGCGCAGGGCGTCATCGTTGCCCGGGATCACGTAGTCGACCTCGCTGGGGTCGCAGTTGGTGTCGACCACGGCGATGACGGGGATGCCCAGCTTGCGCGCCTCGCGCACCGCGATCTGCTCCTTGTTGGAGTCGATGACGAAGATGGCGTCGGGCAGCCGCGTCATGTTCTTGATGCCGGCCAGGTTGGCCTGCAGGTGCTTGCGCTCCCGCTCCAGCTTGATGACTTCCTTCTTAGGCAGCAGCTCGTAGCGGCCATCCACCGCCATCTCATCGAGCTCCTTCAGGCGCTTCACCGATTTCTGCACCGTGACCCAGTTGGTGAGCAGCCCGCCCAGCCAGCGCTGGTTCACATAGAACATGCCGCAACGCTGCGCTTCTTCGGCGATGGCGTCCTGGGCCTGCCGCTTGGTGCCGACGAAGAGGATGGTCCTGCCTTCGCCGGCCATCTCCTGCACGACCTTGGAGGCGTCCTTGAACATCTTGAGGGTCTTCTGCAGGTCGATGATGTAGATCCCGTTGCGCTCCCCGAAGATGTATTCCTTCATCTTGGGGTTCCAGCGCTTGGTCTGGTGCCCGAAGTGGACGCCCGCTTCGAGCAGCTCCTTCATGGTGATGGTAGCCAAACAACCTCCTTCGTGAAATTGCATCCCGCGCCGTACCACGGATTGCGCGGGATTAAATTCCCGTCCAGCCCCGCACACGGGGTGCGGGAAGAATGTGGTCCCGGGTTGCTGCCGCGCCGCCGTCCCTCCGGGACCCCCGGGGCGGCGGCCAAACCGTTAGCGCTTGCTGTACTGGAAGCGCTTGCGCGCGCCCTTCTGGCCGTACTTCTTGCGTTCTTTGCCGCGGGCATCGCGCGTGAGCATGCCCTCGGACTTGAGCTTGCCGCGCAACTCGTTGTTGAAGACCAGCAGCGCGCGGGCGATGCCCATCTTGACCGCGCCCGCCTGGCCGTTGACCCCGCCGCCGTCCACGGTGGCGACCACGTCGAAGCTGGCGGCGGTATCGGTCGTGATCAGGGGCTGCTTGGCCGCGTTGCGCTGCGCGAAAGTGACGAAATATTCTTCGAAGGGGCGGCCGTTCACCAGGAAGCGGCCGCTGCCGGGACGCAGGAAGATGCGTGCCACGCTCGACTTGCGCCGCCCCGTGCCGTAGTACTGGACCAGATCTGCCATAAGTGCTCTTGCCTTCTAACCTTTCACAAAAAATAAGGCGCGCCGCGGGCGCCCCGCCGGGATCTTATGCGCCCTTGGCCGCCAGGGCCAGGGTCTCGGGTTTCTGGGCCTGGTGGGGATGCTTGTCGTCGCGA
This window contains:
- the rpsB gene encoding 30S ribosomal protein S2; this translates as MATITMKELLEAGVHFGHQTKRWNPKMKEYIFGERNGIYIIDLQKTLKMFKDASKVVQEMAGEGRTILFVGTKRQAQDAIAEEAQRCGMFYVNQRWLGGLLTNWVTVQKSVKRLKELDEMAVDGRYELLPKKEVIKLERERKHLQANLAGIKNMTRLPDAIFVIDSNKEQIAVREARKLGIPVIAVVDTNCDPSEVDYVIPGNDDALRAIRLFASKVAESIQEGVQAATDKQAAEMAAAVEAGAAQPAPAEGEAPAGQAADPGASEDISMEDVLGHEGRKRPAAESKAEDAAVQQAEPQVK
- the rpsI gene encoding 30S ribosomal protein S9 — translated: MADLVQYYGTGRRKSSVARIFLRPGSGRFLVNGRPFEEYFVTFAQRNAAKQPLITTDTAASFDVVATVDGGGVNGQAGAVKMGIARALLVFNNELRGKLKSEGMLTRDARGKERKKYGQKGARKRFQYSKR